In Humulus lupulus chromosome 6, drHumLupu1.1, whole genome shotgun sequence, a single genomic region encodes these proteins:
- the LOC133781590 gene encoding serine/arginine-rich SC35-like splicing factor SCL33, which produces MRGRSYTPSPPRGYSRRGRSPSPRGRYGGRSRDLPTSLLVRNLRHDCRQDDLRRPFGQFGPLKDIYLPKDYHTGEPRGFGFVQFVDPQDAAEAKYHMDGQILLGREVTVVFAEENRKKPSDMRARERGSRGNYRDRRRSPPRYSRSPPPRLAGSRSHSRDYYSPPKRRNYSRSASPQERRYSRERSFSRSPPYNGSRSRSRSPARGPSGARGPSHSRSRSQSPKRSLSRSPNRYPDEPNGARSPSP; this is translated from the exons ATGAGGGGAAGGAGTTACACTCCATCGCCACCTAGGGGTTACAGTCGAAGAGGACGGAGTCCAAGCCCTAGAGGTCGCTATGGGGGTCGTAGCAGAGATCTTCCTACTAGTCTTCTAGTTCGTAATCTTCGCCATGACTGTAG GCAAGATGACCTTCGCAGGCCATTTGGACAGTTTGGTCCTCTTAAGGATATCTATTTGCCGAAAGATTATCATACTGG GGAACCACGTGGATTTGGTTTTGTCCAATTCGTAGATCCTCAAGATGCTGCAGAGGCTAAATATCATATGGATGGCCAGATTCTTCTTGGTCGAGAGGTAACTGTTGTGTTTGCTGAGGAGAATAGGAAGAAGCCATCTGATATGAGGGCACGCGAGCGAGGGAG TCGTGGAAACTATCGTGATCGAAGACGCTCTCCTCCTCGCTATTCTCGATCTCCACCTCCACGTCTAGCAGGATCTCGGTCTCACAGCCGAGACTATTATTCTCCTCCTAAACGGAGGAATTACTCAAG ATCTGCGTCTCCACAGGAGAGAAGGTATAGCCGAGAGAGGTCGTTCTCTCGTTCTCCACCCTATAATGGATCAAGAAGCCGCAGTCGGAGCCCAGCTAGGGGGCCAAGTGGAGCTAGGGGTCCAAGCCATAGTCGAAGCAGAAGCCAGAGCCCAAAGAGAAGTCTTAGCCgaagtccaaatcgctacccagATGAACCAAATGGTGCTAGGTCTCCATCTCCATGA